A single genomic interval of Armigeres subalbatus isolate Guangzhou_Male chromosome 1, GZ_Asu_2, whole genome shotgun sequence harbors:
- the LOC134213290 gene encoding syntaxin-1B-like isoform X1: MVKDRLQEMLEKSKAIEEYKFVHEHEFRTRYNQELILEDLDQFSEISGWIRQLHRNVTDIEVNIFCEGWTKASQRLRENANLCYRIYGAVKRLPGELDNKKKAVSRKDCGAEEEDFDGDNLVNRIRSVQFESIKTAYTKAYWKYDAVVRRYEDKVKRSSIVIPIADDFGSPDATDPLLTAIQYRRLSHCDQILLSKPIEEVYNTLNAVEERHQELMVLERSLIEMRDLFVLFSTLVMEHGSILNLVEGNVQAASQHVARAVVQLQAARGYQWQATKRKCLCFSATSVLVVILVILVAVAVLMAVKKLMF; the protein is encoded by the exons ATGGTTAAAGATCGGCTTCAAGAAATGTTGGAG AAGAGCAAAGCGATCGAGGAATACAAATTTGTGCATGAGCATGAGTTTAGAACGCGATACAATCAGGAACTGATTTTGGAGGACCTTGATCAA ttttcggaaatatcaggcTGGATTCGGCAACTGCATCGGAACGTTACGGACATTGAGGTGAATATCTTCTGCGAAGGGTGGACGAAAGCAAGCCAAAGGCTACGGGAGAATGCCAATCTGTGCTACCGGATCTACGGGGCCGTCAAACGTTTGCCTGGAGAGTTGGATAACAAGAAGAAGGCAGTATCACGGAAAGATTGCGGGGCAGAAGAAGAGGATTTCGATGGAGATAATCTGGTGAATCGGATACGCAGTGTTCAGTTCGAGAGCATTAAGACTGCTTACACAAAGGCATACTGGAAGTATGATGCGGTGGTACGTCGATATGAGGACAAGGTCAAGCGGAGTAGCATAGTGA TACCCATTGCGGATGACTTTGGCTCACCTGACGCCACGGATCCACTACTGACTGCCATCCAGTACCGGAGACTGTCCCACTGTGACCAAATACTTCTCTCGAAGCCCATCGAGGAAGTCTACAATACTCTGAATGCCGTCGAAGAGCGACACCAGGAGCTTATGGTGCTGGAACGTTCACTCATCGAAATGCGGGACTTATTCGTTTTGTTCTCCACGTTGGTCATGGAGCACGGCAGTATACTGAACCTTGTCGAGGGGAATGTTCAGGCAGCCTCGCAGCATGTGGCCAGAGCGGTGGTCCAATTGCAGGCGGCCCGTGGCTATCAGTGGCAGGCGACCAAACGGAAGTGTCTATGCTTCAGTGCAACAAGTGTTTTGGTAGTGATTCTGGTGATTTTGGTGGCCGTCGCAGTCTTGATGGCAGTAAAGAAACTGATGTTTTGA
- the LOC134213290 gene encoding syntaxin-4-like isoform X3, producing MRKTISTPSFHYNDKVIRQKVETKMDQSLGLCKQIYTAIKRLQEELEEENSRGSVLFRIKHTQFLVIKDDYLNAYREHEEFVNYYENKVVNLMKKEAKAMSYNITDDEAAEMLASNQMSPFVGNILEETERERQKLRDIMARHSQLVELEKSLIEIRDLFVRISTLVMDQGSLVQVIEYHAQQASLNTDHGAHQLEKAREYKLKALKKKTWLLMWAVIILGVLVLLMIIF from the exons ATGCGCAAAACCATCTCAACGCCATCCTTCCACTACAATGACAAAG TGATACGTCAGAAGGTAGAAACCAAAATGGACCAGAGTCTTGGGCTGTGCAAACAAATTTACACCGCGATCAAGCGGCTACAGGAGGAACTGGAAGAGGAGAATAGTCGAGGGAGTGTCCTCTTCCGGATCAAACACACGCAGTTCCTGGTCATCAAGGACGACTACCTGAATGCGTACCGAGAGCACGAAGAGTTTGTCAACTACTACGAAAACAAGGTGGTCAATCTGATGAAAAAGGAAGCGAAAGCAA TGAGCTACAACATTACAGACGATGAAGCAGCGGAGATGTTGGCCAGCAACCAGATGTCACCTTTTGTAGGGAAT ATTCTGGAAGAAACGGAACGGGAACGGCAGAAACTTCGGGACATTATGGCACGACACTCGCAGCTAGTCGAACTGGAGAAGTCACTGATCGAGATTCGTGATCTTTTCGTGAGGATATCGACGCTGGTCATGGATCAGGGCAGTTTGGTTCAGGTGATCGAGTACCACGCGCAGCAGGCTTCGCTCAACACCGATCACGGAGCGCACCAGCTCGAGAAGGCTCGCGAGTACAAACTTAAGGCACTGAAGAAGAAAACATGGCTGCTGATGTGGGCCGTCATAATTCTGGGCGTACTGGTACTGCTAATGATCATATTCTAA